One genomic segment of Streptobacillus ratti includes these proteins:
- a CDS encoding IS30 family transposase: protein KYITDLDIKWYFAHPYCSNERGSNENNNKMIRRFIPKGRSMNKLRKKDVKFIENFMNNYPRKIFNSSTSYEVYECLLNLV, encoded by the coding sequence AAGTATATTACTGATTTAGATATTAAGTGGTATTTTGCTCACCCTTATTGTTCTAATGAGAGGGGTAGTAATGAAAATAATAATAAGATGATTAGGAGATTTATTCCTAAGGGTAGGTCTATGAATAAATTAAGAAAAAAAGATGTTAAATTTATTGAAAATTTTATGAATAATTATCCTAGAAAAATTTTCAATTCTTCAACATCTTATGAAGTTTATGAATGTCTTTTAAATCTTGTTTAA
- a CDS encoding metal ABC transporter solute-binding protein, Zn/Mn family: MKKIFLTLLLILSILSKGAVNKKILTSNQVSYTLASNVVKGTDIKVISAVDSYTDMFKQKNTFKNLPNKSEIFSDAGVVVTFSKILDDDFLYEQARRYNIGVIEIDLGYSYRDNNSLVLSKKFNEDGKRNTNSWLDFSNIYKMIDILSSDLIDIYPEYREDIITNAEKLKLEFLEMFNDFTETVYSSDVDLGVIYIGDSEMDFLFDSLELYHQNIPYNSNLSLIKKTIRETGINKVVSGKTLSKTIREQLKKEKIKYVKLDLGNIPLDENEDEIMDMNGYLDILKTNLDRLKKLLIK; this comes from the coding sequence ATGAAAAAAATATTTTTAACCTTATTATTAATTTTAAGTATTTTAAGTAAGGGTGCAGTAAATAAAAAGATATTAACATCTAATCAAGTTTCATATACTTTAGCAAGTAATGTAGTTAAAGGAACAGATATTAAAGTTATTTCTGCTGTAGATTCTTATACTGATATGTTTAAACAAAAAAATACATTTAAAAATTTACCAAATAAATCTGAAATATTTTCAGATGCAGGAGTAGTAGTAACTTTTTCTAAAATTTTAGATGATGATTTCCTATATGAACAAGCTAGGAGATATAATATAGGGGTAATAGAAATAGATTTAGGGTATAGTTATAGAGATAATAATTCTTTAGTATTAAGCAAGAAATTTAATGAAGATGGGAAAAGAAATACTAATTCTTGGTTAGATTTTAGTAATATATATAAAATGATAGATATATTATCAAGCGATTTAATAGATATTTATCCTGAATATAGAGAAGATATAATTACGAATGCTGAGAAATTGAAATTAGAATTTTTAGAAATGTTTAATGATTTTACAGAAACAGTATATAGTAGTGATGTAGATTTAGGAGTAATATATATAGGTGATTCAGAAATGGATTTTTTATTTGATAGCTTAGAACTTTATCATCAAAATATTCCATATAATTCAAATTTAAGTTTAATTAAGAAAACAATAAGAGAAACAGGTATTAATAAGGTTGTTTCTGGTAAGACTTTAAGTAAGACTATTAGAGAACAATTAAAAAAAGAGAAAATAAAATATGTTAAATTAGATTTAGGAAATATACCTTTAGATGAAAATGAAGATGAAATTATGGATATGAATGGATATTTAGATATCTTAAAAACTAACTTAGATAGATTAAAAAAATTATTAATTAAATAG
- a CDS encoding metal ABC transporter permease, with protein sequence MEVLRNFLAELANSGLLPEFFAYGFVVNSIIAAILIGPMLGGIGTMVVIKKMAFFSEAIGHAAIAGISIGILLGEPYNSPYIMLFSYCIIFGLIINYTRNRTKMGTDTLIGIFLSISIALGAILLIYISGKVNSHMLETVLFGSILTVSDFDLKVLLFTNIILIILIMLWYNKMLLSSFNKNISIVKNVNVVFLEYVFILIITIVTVASVKIIGASLVEALLIIPAAAAKNLSKSIKQFILQSIIFSTISCLLGIIVPLSLSLSLPSGPAIILVASTIFFITVAIKNITRKYREGVM encoded by the coding sequence ATGGAAGTTTTAAGAAACTTTTTAGCAGAACTTGCTAATAGTGGATTGCTACCTGAATTTTTTGCATATGGATTTGTTGTAAATTCCATAATAGCAGCTATATTAATAGGACCTATGCTTGGTGGTATTGGAACTATGGTAGTAATTAAAAAAATGGCTTTTTTTTCAGAGGCTATAGGACATGCTGCTATTGCAGGTATTTCTATAGGAATACTTTTGGGTGAGCCATATAATTCGCCATATATTATGCTATTTAGTTATTGTATAATATTTGGACTTATTATTAATTATACAAGAAATAGGACTAAAATGGGAACAGATACATTAATAGGTATATTTTTATCAATATCTATAGCATTAGGTGCAATTTTACTTATATACATATCAGGAAAAGTTAATTCACATATGTTAGAAACAGTACTATTTGGATCTATACTTACGGTATCAGATTTTGATTTAAAAGTACTTTTATTTACAAATATTATTTTAATTATTTTAATAATGTTATGGTATAACAAAATGTTACTTTCAAGTTTTAATAAAAATATATCTATAGTAAAAAATGTAAATGTAGTATTTTTAGAATATGTATTCATATTAATAATTACTATTGTTACTGTTGCATCTGTTAAAATAATTGGAGCATCTTTAGTTGAGGCTCTTTTAATAATTCCAGCAGCTGCAGCAAAAAATTTATCTAAGTCTATTAAGCAATTTATACTACAAAGTATAATATTTTCAACGATTAGTTGTCTTTTAGGAATTATAGTGCCATTATCATTATCGCTATCATTACCGTCAGGTCCAGCAATAATATTGGTTGCTTCAACAATATTTTTTATAACCGTAGCTATAAAAAATATTACTAGAAAATATAGAGAGGGAGTGATGTAA
- a CDS encoding metal ABC transporter ATP-binding protein, whose amino-acid sequence MKKGVELSLKDVSLNLGGNQILKNINIDIKSGEIHCLIGPNGGGKSSLVKCMLSLVPFEGEIKMSYDEGKVIGYVPQNLDFDKTLPITVEDFLAMIFQDRAVFFGMNNETRLKINELLKKIDMYHKKDRMLGSLSGGELQRVLLAQALHPQPNLLILDEPFSGIDTVCETYFLEMIQKLKKEGVTIIWIHHNLKQVIEIADKVTCIKGTVIFSGVPKEEIVEERIFDIFS is encoded by the coding sequence ATGAAAAAAGGAGTAGAATTAAGTTTAAAAGATGTTTCACTTAATTTAGGGGGGAATCAAATACTTAAAAATATTAATATAGATATTAAAAGTGGAGAAATTCATTGCCTTATAGGTCCAAATGGTGGTGGGAAATCAAGCTTAGTAAAGTGTATGTTATCTTTAGTTCCCTTTGAGGGAGAAATAAAGATGAGTTATGATGAGGGAAAAGTTATAGGATATGTTCCACAAAATTTAGATTTTGATAAAACACTTCCTATTACAGTAGAAGATTTTTTAGCCATGATTTTTCAAGACAGAGCAGTATTTTTTGGTATGAATAATGAAACAAGGTTAAAGATAAATGAACTTTTAAAAAAAATAGATATGTATCATAAAAAAGATAGAATGTTAGGGTCTTTATCAGGTGGAGAATTACAAAGAGTTTTACTTGCACAAGCTTTGCATCCACAACCTAATTTACTTATTTTAGATGAGCCGTTTTCAGGTATAGATACAGTATGTGAAACTTACTTTTTAGAGATGATACAAAAACTTAAAAAAGAGGGTGTAACTATAATCTGGATACACCATAATTTAAAACAAGTAATAGAGATTGCTGATAAGGTAACTTGTATTAAAGGAACAGTAATATTTAGTGGAGTTCCTAAGGAAGAAATAGTAGAAGAAAGAATATTTGATATTTTTTCATAG
- a CDS encoding DUF6162 family protein, whose product MKIEYIKPQNNKKESIYILITILVLLITSVLLINFTKSSYEDKFLSEKEISSFESFNPEENGIYSDLYNFSTNLEFFAKDSGYPSIESLENEYIYPFVKDDLWEKRGKLDWSLVIKENHYYYLGISKNDDIGNFLIDSVIEGNDVKNIIKYYKGEIVEKDILKISKMFYEVKPLTGKDI is encoded by the coding sequence ATGAAAATAGAATATATTAAACCTCAGAATAATAAAAAAGAAAGTATATATATATTAATAACAATACTAGTTTTGCTTATAACATCAGTTTTGTTGATAAATTTTACAAAAAGTAGTTATGAAGATAAATTTTTATCAGAAAAAGAAATAAGTAGTTTTGAGAGTTTTAATCCAGAAGAAAATGGGATATATTCAGATTTGTATAATTTTAGCACAAATTTAGAATTTTTTGCTAAAGATAGTGGATATCCAAGTATAGAAAGCCTTGAAAATGAATATATTTATCCTTTTGTTAAAGATGATTTATGGGAAAAAAGAGGTAAACTTGATTGGAGTTTAGTTATTAAAGAAAATCATTATTATTACTTAGGTATAAGTAAAAATGATGATATAGGGAATTTTTTAATAGATTCAGTTATTGAGGGAAATGATGTTAAAAATATCATTAAATACTATAAGGGGGAAATAGTAGAAAAAGATATTTTAAAAATATCTAAAATGTTTTATGAAGTAAAACCTTTAACTGGAAAAGATATATAA
- a CDS encoding ComEC/Rec2 family competence protein, which translates to MKKYLYIFSIFILFVFFNLYKFNVDDISYGLIYSLDVKVVGKNMSVIKINGKYTNRKIFLRNDDDLKYGRYIISYVWDNKDKGRILNVKSSYFNTYRQYILSVINKSYENFDTRSISKAIILGDKSDIDRETLKMFNYLGIIHLIAISGLHIHLISSIFKNRYISFIFITIYSVLIGFSASIKRVYLMKLLDFFGLSKSDMYIVSIVVLLLNNMSNIFDSGFIYTFSSVFILIYIYPLIKGYSFSFIYLNLCIQIAIMPFSYYFSNIILIFTFLVNILIIPVFTLLIEMIFINFILNIFGISIFAVLIDKYYNLVMELIHLISRFKYISIEFEYFNLYIFIFLLIFSIYILLNIWKEH; encoded by the coding sequence ATGAAAAAATATTTATATATATTTTCTATTTTCATTCTTTTTGTATTTTTTAATTTATATAAATTTAATGTAGATGATATTTCTTATGGGTTAATATATAGTTTAGATGTTAAAGTAGTCGGTAAGAATATGAGTGTTATTAAAATTAATGGTAAGTATACTAATAGAAAAATATTTTTAAGAAATGATGATGACTTAAAATATGGTAGGTATATTATTTCATATGTTTGGGATAATAAGGATAAAGGTAGGATTTTAAATGTAAAATCTAGTTATTTTAATACTTATAGGCAATATATTTTAAGTGTTATAAATAAGTCATATGAAAATTTTGATACTCGCTCTATAAGTAAAGCGATAATACTTGGTGATAAGAGTGATATTGATAGGGAAACATTGAAAATGTTTAATTATTTAGGAATTATACATTTAATTGCTATTTCTGGATTGCATATTCATTTAATTTCATCTATTTTTAAAAATAGATACATATCCTTTATTTTTATCACTATTTATTCTGTTTTAATTGGATTTTCAGCATCTATAAAAAGAGTATATTTAATGAAATTACTAGATTTTTTTGGTTTAAGTAAAAGTGATATGTATATAGTTAGTATAGTTGTTTTATTATTAAATAATATGTCTAATATTTTTGATTCAGGTTTTATTTATACTTTTTCATCAGTTTTTATCCTCATATACATATATCCTTTAATTAAAGGCTATAGCTTTAGTTTTATTTATTTAAATTTATGTATTCAAATAGCAATTATGCCTTTTTCTTACTATTTCTCAAATATTATTCTAATATTTACTTTTTTAGTAAATATATTAATTATTCCAGTATTTACATTACTTATAGAGATGATATTTATAAATTTTATTTTAAATATTTTTGGTATTTCAATTTTTGCTGTATTAATAGATAAATACTATAATCTAGTTATGGAATTAATACATCTTATTTCAAGGTTTAAATATATTAGTATAGAATTTGAATATTTTAATTTATATATCTTCATTTTCTTACTTATTTTTAGTATATATATTTTATTAAATATTTGGAAAGAACACTAA
- a CDS encoding pilus assembly FimT family protein → MKNRGITLIEVIVYISLILVTFFISSKSYRFILEKERLKKEVVEITSSFRKNQKKSEIYGEYIPIYFDLEKKEIFFGKNNLKLSDEFIYLSKNKSDIANFERYFTENGNLNRGFNLLILNKSGNLLAEISFDSSNSISYPVITVKGIKL, encoded by the coding sequence ATGAAAAATAGGGGGATAACATTAATAGAGGTGATAGTTTACATATCATTAATTTTAGTTACATTTTTTATATCATCAAAATCTTATCGTTTCATCTTAGAAAAAGAAAGACTTAAAAAAGAAGTAGTTGAAATTACTAGTTCATTTAGGAAAAATCAAAAAAAATCAGAAATATATGGAGAATATATACCTATATATTTTGATTTAGAGAAAAAAGAAATATTTTTTGGTAAGAATAATTTAAAATTATCTGATGAATTTATATATTTAAGCAAAAATAAGTCTGACATAGCTAATTTTGAAAGATATTTTACTGAAAATGGTAATCTTAATAGGGGTTTTAATTTACTCATATTAAATAAATCTGGTAATTTACTTGCTGAAATATCATTTGATAGTAGTAATAGCATTTCATATCCTGTAATAACAGTAAAAGGTATAAAATTATGA
- the nifJ gene encoding pyruvate:ferredoxin (flavodoxin) oxidoreductase produces the protein MERKPIMKVMDGNEAAAYISYAFTEVTAIYPITPSTNMAEYTDEWASKGKKNIFGTVPKIIEMQSEAGAAGVVHGSLQTGALTTTFTASQGLLLKLPNMYKISGELLPGVIHVAARSISTHALSIFGDHQDIYSARTTGWAMLSSSSVQEVMDLAGVAHLSAIKSRVPFLHFFDGFRTSHEIQKIEKIEYSDLEKLIDMEALKKFRMRSLTPDVPVTRGTAQNDDIFFQAREAQNIFYNNSVEIVKEYMKEISKITGREYKPYTYYGHKDARSVIVAMGSVCETIKETIDFLNARGEKVGMIKVSLYRPFSAKDFLQELPESVKKIAVLDRTKEPGSYGEPLYLDVKSVLYGRENAPKVIGGRYGLASKNVNPSHIISVFKNLVLKEPKDHFTVGIKDDVTFTSLPIYENPDLSKENDISCLFFGLGSDGTVGANKSSVKIIGDLTDKYVQAYFSYDSKKSGGITRSHLRFSDKPITSTYLVSNPSFVSCSNQTFLKKYDVLSGLRKKGTFLLNSIYEGERLIESLPKKIKRELALAEARFFVINANKIAYDLGMISKTNTILQSAFFKLINIIDFKMAKEELKKHVIKNYGLKGEDIVLKNLKMIELAEENIVEIEVKKEWANLVDEEEYLTLDYGNSLDKNSFIAKIAEPMTALKGDELPVSIFDGYEDGTFENGEANFEKRAIAKYIPEWRPEHCIQCNQCSYVCPHAAIRPFLIDEKELENIPNSMDLLNPLGKGLERLRYRIQVSPLDCTGCTACAEVCPARTKALVMRPIEEQLEKGEKENADYLYNHVTYKDEYFNRETVIGSQFAKPLFEFSGACVGCGETPYIKLLTQIYGDRMMIANSTGCSSIYGGYAPSTPYTTNDKGQGPTWSSSLFEDTAEYGYGMLQASEKLRIRVVELIDNLSKKENIDNSLKEILEKYLSVVNNANEIQKIKEELLNALESNKDKYEEIENILELKYYLNQRSIWVIGGDGWAYDIGFGGLDHVLGTGDNIKVLVLDTEVYSNTGGQSSSSSPIASVAKFTNNGKRRKKKDLASIMMSYGDIYVAKISMGANQNQTLKALKEAQEYDGPAIVIAYSPCIAHGIKGGLGIANEHEKLATEVGYWTLLRFDPRRAKTGKNPLQLDSRKPNWDKYMDFLMSETRFTSLMKTNPEMATELFEKNMNNSKEVWNYYQRLSKMDYKEE, from the coding sequence ATGGAAAGAAAACCTATAATGAAAGTAATGGATGGAAATGAAGCTGCGGCCTATATTTCTTATGCTTTTACAGAGGTTACAGCAATTTATCCAATAACTCCATCTACCAATATGGCAGAATACACAGATGAATGGGCTTCAAAGGGGAAAAAAAATATTTTTGGGACAGTACCTAAAATAATAGAAATGCAATCAGAAGCAGGAGCAGCAGGTGTAGTTCATGGATCATTGCAGACAGGTGCTTTAACAACAACTTTCACAGCATCTCAAGGATTATTATTAAAACTTCCAAATATGTATAAAATTTCAGGTGAACTTTTACCAGGGGTAATACATGTTGCAGCAAGATCGATTTCAACACATGCACTTTCAATTTTTGGAGATCATCAAGATATATATTCAGCAAGAACTACAGGTTGGGCTATGTTATCTTCATCATCTGTACAAGAAGTTATGGACTTAGCTGGAGTGGCACATTTATCGGCTATTAAATCAAGAGTGCCTTTTTTGCATTTCTTTGATGGTTTTAGAACATCGCATGAAATACAAAAAATTGAAAAAATTGAATATAGTGATTTAGAAAAATTAATAGATATGGAAGCTTTAAAGAAATTTAGAATGAGGTCTTTAACACCTGATGTACCAGTAACAAGAGGAACAGCACAAAATGATGATATTTTCTTTCAAGCAAGAGAAGCACAGAATATTTTCTATAATAATTCAGTAGAGATAGTTAAAGAATATATGAAAGAAATTTCTAAAATTACTGGTAGAGAGTATAAACCTTATACTTATTATGGTCATAAAGATGCAAGATCTGTAATAGTTGCAATGGGATCTGTATGTGAAACTATTAAAGAAACTATAGATTTTTTAAATGCACGTGGAGAAAAGGTTGGTATGATTAAGGTAAGTCTATACAGACCATTTTCTGCAAAGGATTTTTTACAAGAATTACCAGAGAGTGTTAAAAAAATTGCAGTATTAGATAGAACTAAAGAACCAGGTTCTTATGGAGAACCACTTTATTTAGATGTTAAATCAGTACTTTATGGAAGAGAAAATGCACCAAAAGTTATTGGTGGAAGATATGGATTAGCTTCTAAAAATGTAAATCCATCTCATATTATTTCTGTATTTAAAAATTTAGTATTAAAAGAACCTAAAGACCATTTTACTGTAGGAATAAAAGATGATGTTACATTTACTTCACTTCCTATATATGAAAATCCAGATTTATCAAAGGAAAATGATATTTCATGTCTTTTTTTTGGATTAGGGTCAGATGGAACTGTAGGGGCTAATAAAAGTAGTGTAAAAATAATTGGAGATTTAACTGATAAATATGTACAAGCCTATTTTTCTTATGATTCTAAAAAATCTGGTGGTATTACTAGGTCTCATTTAAGATTTAGCGATAAACCTATAACTTCGACATATTTAGTTAGTAATCCTAGTTTTGTATCATGTTCTAATCAAACTTTTTTGAAAAAATATGATGTACTTTCAGGGTTAAGAAAAAAAGGAACTTTTTTACTAAATAGTATATATGAGGGAGAAAGATTAATTGAGAGTTTACCAAAGAAAATAAAGAGGGAACTTGCTTTAGCAGAAGCAAGATTTTTTGTAATTAATGCAAATAAAATAGCTTATGATTTAGGTATGATAAGTAAGACTAATACTATATTACAATCAGCTTTTTTTAAACTTATTAATATAATAGACTTTAAAATGGCAAAAGAAGAATTAAAAAAACATGTCATTAAAAACTATGGATTAAAGGGAGAAGACATAGTTCTTAAGAATTTAAAAATGATAGAATTGGCAGAAGAAAATATAGTTGAAATAGAAGTAAAAAAAGAATGGGCAAATTTAGTAGATGAAGAGGAATATTTAACCCTAGATTATGGGAATAGTTTAGATAAAAATTCTTTTATAGCTAAAATTGCTGAACCTATGACAGCTTTAAAAGGAGATGAATTACCAGTTTCAATATTTGATGGGTATGAGGACGGTACTTTTGAAAATGGAGAGGCGAATTTTGAAAAAAGAGCAATAGCTAAATATATACCAGAATGGAGACCAGAACATTGTATACAATGCAATCAATGTTCTTATGTTTGTCCTCATGCAGCTATAAGACCTTTTTTAATTGATGAGAAAGAATTAGAAAATATACCAAATAGTATGGATTTATTAAATCCATTAGGAAAAGGTCTTGAAAGATTAAGATATAGAATACAGGTTTCTCCTCTCGATTGTACAGGTTGTACGGCATGTGCAGAAGTATGCCCAGCAAGAACTAAGGCTTTAGTAATGAGACCTATAGAAGAACAGCTTGAAAAGGGTGAAAAAGAAAATGCAGATTATTTATATAATCATGTAACATACAAAGATGAGTATTTTAATAGAGAAACAGTTATAGGTTCACAATTTGCTAAACCTTTATTTGAATTTTCAGGAGCTTGTGTAGGTTGTGGAGAAACTCCATATATTAAACTTTTAACTCAAATTTATGGAGATAGAATGATGATAGCAAATTCAACAGGTTGTTCATCTATTTATGGTGGTTATGCACCATCAACACCATATACAACTAATGATAAAGGACAAGGTCCAACATGGTCATCTTCTTTATTTGAAGACACGGCTGAATATGGTTACGGTATGCTTCAAGCAAGTGAAAAATTGAGAATAAGAGTTGTGGAATTAATAGATAATTTAAGTAAAAAAGAAAATATAGATAATTCTTTAAAAGAAATATTAGAAAAGTATTTAAGTGTAGTAAACAATGCAAATGAGATACAGAAAATTAAAGAAGAATTATTAAATGCTTTAGAGTCTAATAAGGATAAATATGAAGAAATTGAAAATATTTTAGAATTAAAATACTATTTAAATCAAAGATCTATTTGGGTTATAGGTGGAGATGGTTGGGCTTATGATATAGGGTTTGGTGGACTTGATCATGTTTTAGGAACAGGAGATAATATTAAGGTTTTAGTTCTTGATACAGAAGTTTATTCAAATACTGGTGGTCAATCATCATCTTCATCTCCAATAGCATCTGTTGCTAAATTTACTAATAATGGTAAGAGAAGAAAGAAAAAAGATTTAGCATCAATTATGATGAGTTATGGAGATATATATGTAGCAAAAATTTCTATGGGTGCAAATCAAAATCAAACATTAAAAGCTTTAAAAGAGGCTCAAGAATATGATGGACCAGCTATAGTTATAGCATATTCACCTTGTATAGCTCATGGTATTAAGGGAGGACTTGGAATAGCCAATGAACATGAAAAATTAGCAACAGAAGTAGGTTATTGGACTTTATTAAGATTTGATCCAAGAAGAGCTAAAACAGGTAAAAATCCATTACAACTTGATAGTAGAAAACCAAACTGGGATAAATATATGGATTTCTTAATGAGTGAAACAAGATTTACTTCACTTATGAAAACTAATCCAGAAATGGCAACTGAATTATTTGAAAAAAATATGAATAATTCTAAAGAAGTATGGAACTATTATCAAAGATTATCTAAAATGGACTATAAGGAAGAATAA
- the pflA gene encoding pyruvate formate-lyase-activating protein: MEKKNAGYIYSFESFGTKDGPGIRFVLFLQGCPLRCLYCHNVDTWNLKDHKKLMTPEEVFKEIMKVRGFIKTGGVTVSGGEPLLQSDFIIELFKLCKEAGIHTCIDTSGYIFTEKAKQAIELADLVMLDIKHIDQEKYKVLTSVNLAPTLKMADYLESINKPVWLRYVLVPGYSNDPKDLDDWAKYCSKFKNVERVDILPFHQMGTPKWDKMKKEYKLRDTPTPTKEEIKIAEEIFLKYDLPLYKVK, from the coding sequence ATGGAAAAGAAAAATGCAGGATATATATATTCATTTGAATCATTTGGGACTAAAGATGGTCCTGGTATAAGATTTGTACTTTTTTTACAAGGTTGTCCCTTAAGATGTCTTTACTGTCATAATGTAGATACTTGGAATTTGAAAGACCATAAAAAATTAATGACACCAGAAGAAGTATTTAAAGAAATTATGAAAGTAAGAGGATTTATTAAAACAGGTGGAGTTACAGTTTCTGGTGGAGAACCTTTGCTTCAATCTGATTTTATTATAGAATTATTTAAACTATGTAAAGAAGCTGGAATACATACTTGCATTGATACTTCAGGATATATTTTCACTGAGAAAGCTAAACAGGCAATAGAATTAGCAGATTTAGTTATGCTTGATATTAAACATATAGATCAAGAAAAGTATAAGGTATTAACTTCTGTTAATCTAGCACCAACTTTAAAAATGGCAGATTATTTAGAAAGTATTAATAAACCAGTATGGTTAAGATATGTTTTAGTTCCAGGATATTCAAATGACCCTAAAGATTTAGATGATTGGGCTAAATATTGTTCTAAATTTAAAAATGTTGAAAGAGTAGATATATTACCTTTTCATCAAATGGGAACACCAAAATGGGATAAAATGAAAAAAGAATATAAATTGAGAGATACACCAACACCGACTAAAGAAGAAATTAAAATAGCTGAAGAAATATTTTTAAAGTATGATTTACCGTTGTATAAAGTTAAATAG